A window of Rhizobium acidisoli contains these coding sequences:
- a CDS encoding LysR family transcriptional regulator, which produces MIDEIRTLVAFAEEGSIQRVADRVRLTQPAVSRQVQRLEALLGGALLDRRQKPPQFTALGARAVEKGREILAAFEEMKALAHGAEPQGVFRLGLANGLSDDGVSSIVAEVVDGFGGISLHLKTGWSGELAELYRQGQLDAAIVLGEAPPGGGAVIGHEELAVIAASQFADRWRAGDFTLADMPWVLSPEPCDARRLLASRVGRRHLPVTGELDDPRLQLAWVRRGAGASLLPRRLLHAVGEGIEEIEAASLALTLPVVLLASPHLGARGVVADTLAARLADVFDRAFEAPDSRPGRNSPKRSRPKTVL; this is translated from the coding sequence ATGATTGACGAGATCAGGACGTTGGTTGCCTTCGCCGAGGAGGGCTCTATCCAGAGGGTGGCGGATCGGGTCAGGCTGACGCAGCCGGCCGTCAGCCGGCAGGTGCAGCGCCTCGAGGCGCTGCTCGGCGGCGCGCTGCTCGACCGCCGCCAGAAGCCGCCGCAGTTTACGGCCCTCGGCGCAAGGGCCGTCGAGAAGGGCAGGGAGATCCTTGCTGCATTCGAGGAGATGAAGGCGCTGGCGCACGGAGCGGAGCCGCAGGGTGTCTTCCGGCTCGGGCTTGCCAACGGCCTCTCCGACGATGGCGTGTCGAGTATCGTTGCCGAGGTCGTCGATGGTTTCGGTGGCATATCGCTGCACCTCAAGACCGGCTGGAGCGGCGAACTTGCCGAATTGTACCGGCAGGGGCAGCTCGATGCGGCAATCGTGCTCGGCGAGGCACCGCCTGGCGGTGGGGCAGTCATCGGTCACGAGGAGCTTGCAGTGATCGCCGCATCGCAATTCGCCGATCGATGGCGGGCCGGGGACTTCACGCTTGCCGACATGCCCTGGGTTTTGAGCCCCGAGCCTTGCGATGCCCGGCGACTGCTGGCAAGCCGCGTCGGCCGCAGGCATCTGCCGGTGACGGGCGAGCTCGACGATCCGAGACTGCAGCTTGCCTGGGTGCGCAGAGGCGCCGGCGCCAGTCTGTTGCCGCGGCGGCTTCTTCATGCCGTGGGCGAGGGCATCGAGGAGATCGAGGCCGCCAGCCTCGCGCTGACGCTGCCGGTCGTCCTGCTGGCCTCGCCGCATCTCGGCGCCCGCGGCGTCGTCGCAGACACGCTGGCGGCAAGACTTGCCGATGTCTTCGACAGGGCTTTCGAGGCGCCGGACAGCCGACCCGGCCGGAATTCACCGAAGCGCTCCCGGCCGAAGACGGTTCTATAA